In Pseudophryne corroboree isolate aPseCor3 chromosome 2, aPseCor3.hap2, whole genome shotgun sequence, the sequence aAGGCGCATTGCCCCGCGGAACTTATAACCTCTCAGGACAgtagtcctgcagcggggaagcggctctgacaccttacagaggccggtaaccgcgcccccccccccccacaactcccatggtgcaggtataccattgcccaaacagtataccgaaaataataaagattaaagtaaactgaagaaaaaaatcctctggagcttccagagtgtgcatcctctcctgagggcacttttttctaaactgcttgtgggaggggggataaaggggaggagccagcacacccagttggagaaatttaaagtgcaccggctcctttggaccccatttataccccatcgtattaagtgaaccccagtatctcttatggatgctagagaaactaaTCATACACAGAACTGGATATGAATAAACTCTGATTTTGATTACCTGTCCAAACCCCTTCATAAATTAACTCCAGATGGGTAATAAGTCAGATGTTTATAATAGTTATGGTACACAGTTACTTTATACAAGAAATCCATATTATAATCTGTATGCTTCTCATGCAGGTTATTGAAAACTCAAATAATTCTTTCCTCTCAAAATGTGTTCATTATTGCAGCTTGTTCTTTTTCACATTTAGGGTTTGTAAGGCCCTGGTACTACAGCTAGGTGGCACTGTGTGCCCAGGGAAATAATATACGTGTAATGCATGTGAAAGGAAAAAGATATAGATCTGCGTCCTCCTCTGTGGAAGAGACCATTGGTGTGGGGAGGTCTTAGGGCATCCCATGTTAAAGCTAACCCGCACCACAAGTCTAAACACCTGGGTGACCAGACATTTTCCACCTGTGATAACATAAAATAAATATTCAAGGAATAAAAAATTGCTTGTGAAAGCACAAAAGGGAAATTACAGTTGTAAAAGGACAAAAGGTCACACTATTAAAtattcagttattacctgtacttaATGATATCAGCGCAGCCAAGTCTCCATTCCAAAGTCTCAGTGGTGAATTCATCTGTATTGCCCAAGTCAGTAAACCCAACCACGTAATCTTTTGTCTTTCCATCTTTCACCAATGCCAGAGTTGGGATGACTTTTATGCGGAGTCTTTCACTTAGGAAAGGGGCTTTCTCCACACTCAGTTTCAGGAACTTTGTTTCAATATGCTTCTTGGCCAGCAAAGCCAAATGTTTGTCCATGATCGTACATCTGGTCAAGTAAAAGAAAATATGGTAACAACTTGAACTCAAAACCGACCCACAAGTCACTGAATAAACATTTAAGATGCAATACAAAATATGACCACTATTCCTCATGTTGCACATTCATAGAccagatatactgtatatgcaggaaAGGAAAAATAAGAGGGTGTATTTTCAAAGCCAAAACATAATCAGCCTCTTAGAAAAATGTAATTTCAATgaaaatagtaagaaaaaaaaaaaaaaagtaaataaatgaaaataagaatttacttaccgataattctatttctcgtagtccgtagtggatgctgggaactccgtaaggaccatggggaatagcggctccgcaggagactgggcacaaaagtaaaagctttaggactagctggtgtgcactggctcctccccctatgaccctcctccaagcctcagttaggatactgtgcccggacgagcgtacataataaggaaggatcttgaatcccgggtaagactcataccagccacaccaatcacaccgtacaacttgtgatctgaacccagttaacagtatgataaacgtaggagcctctgaaaagatggctcacaacaaaaacaacccgatttttgtaacaataactatatacaagtattgcagacaatccgcacttgggatgggcgcccagcatccactacggactacgagaaatagaattatcggtaagtaaattcttattttctctgacgtcctagtggatgctgggaactccgtaaggaccatggggattataccaaagctcccaaacgggcgggagagtgcggatgactctgcagcaccgaatgagagaactccaggtcctcctcagccagggtatcgaatttgtacaatttagcaaacgtgtttgcccctgaccaagtagctgctcggcaaagttgtaaagccgagacccctcgggcagccgcccaagatgagcccactttccttgtggaatgggcttttacagattttggctgtggcaggcctgccacagaatgtgcaagctgaattgtactacaaatccaacgagcaatcgtctgcttagaagcaggagcacccagcttgttgggtgcatacaagataaacagcgagtcagatttcctgactccagccgtcctggaaacatattttcagggccctgactacgtccagcaacttggagtcctccaagtccctagtagccgcaggtaccacaataggctggttcatgtgaaacgctgaaaccaccttagggagaaattgagggcgagtcctcagttctgccctatctgaatgaaaaattaggtaagggcttttatatgataaagccgccaattctgagacacgcctgcctgaagccagggctaacagcatgaccaccttccatgtgagatattttaattccacagtggtgagtggttcaaaccaatgtgattttaggagactcaacactacattgagatcccaaggtgccactggaggcacaaaaggaggctgtatatgcagtacccctttgacaaacgtctgaacttcaggcactgaagccagttctttttggaagaagatcgacagggccgaaatttgaaccttaatggatcctaattttaggcccatagatagtcctgtttgcaggaaatgcaggaaacgacccagttgaaattcctctgtaggggccttcttggcctcacaccacgcaacatattttcgccaaatgcggtgataatgttttgcggttacatccttcctggccatgaccagggtagggatgacttcatctggaatgcctttttccttcaggatccggcgttcaacctccatgccgtcaaacgcagccacggtatgtcttggaacagacaaggtccctgctggagcaggtcctttctgagaggtagaggccacgggtcctccgtgagcatctcttgaagttccgggtaccaagtccttcttggccaatccggagccacgagtatagttcttactcctctccttcttatgattctcagtactttgggtatgagaggcagaggatggaacacatacactgactggtacacccacggtgttaccagagcatccaccgctattgcctgagggtcccttgacctggcgcaatatctgtctagtttcttgttgagacgagacgccatcatgtctacctttggtttttcccaacggtttacaatcacgtggaagacttctgggtgaagtccccactcccccgggtggaggtcgtgtctgctgaggaagtctgcttcccagttgtccactcccggaatgaacaccgctgacagtgctgtcacatgattttccgcccagcgaagaattcttgcagcttctgccattgccctcctgcttcttgtgccgccctgtctgtttaggtgggcgactgccgtgatgttgtccgattggatcaataccgactgaccctgaagcagaggccttgcttgacttagggcattgtaaattgcccttagttccaggatatttatgtgaagagacgtttctatgcttgaccacaagccctggaaattttttccctgtgtgactgctccccagcctctcaggctggcatccgtggtcaccagagtccagtcctgaatgccgaatctgcggccctctagaagatgagcactctgcaaccaccacaggagagacacccttgttcttggagatagggttatccgctgatgcatctgaagatgcgatccggaccatttgtccagcagatcccactgaaaagttcttgcatggaatcttccgaatggaatcgcttcgtaagaagccaccatctttcccaggacccttgtgcattgatgcactgacacttgtcctggtttcaggaggttcctgactagctcggataactccctggccttctcctccgggagaaacacctttttctggactgtgtccagaatcatccctaggaacagtagacgtgttgttggaatcagctgcgattttggaatatttagaatccacccgtgctgacgtagcaccacctgagatagtgctactccgacctctacctgttccctggaccttgcccttatcaggagatcgtccaagtaagggataattaagacgccttttcttcgaagaagaatcatcatttcggccattaccttggtaaagacccatggtgccgtggacaatccaaacggcagcgtccgaaactgataatgacagttctgtaccacaaacctgaggtacccttggtgagaagggtaaattgggacatggagataagcatctttgatgtccagagacaccatatagtccccttcttccaggttcgctatcactgctctgagtgattccatcttgaatttgaacctttttatgtaagtgttcaatgatttcagatttaaaatcggtctcaccgagccgtccggcttcggtaccacaaacagcgtggaataatacccctttccctgttgcaggaggggtaccttgattatcacctgctgggagtacagcttgtgaatagcttccaatactgcctccctgtcggagggagacgttggtaaagcagacttcaggaaccggcgagggggagacgtctcgaattccaatttgtacccctgtgatactacctgcaggatccaggggtccacttgcgagtgagcccactgcgcgttgaaatttttgagacgggcccccaccgtgcctgagtccgcttgtaaagccccagcgtcatgctgaagacttggcagaagcgggggagggcttctgatcctgggaagaggctgcctgctgcagtctttttccccttcctctgcccggggcagaaatgagtggccttttgcccgcttgcccttatggggacgaaaggactgagtttgaaaagacggtgtctttttctgctgagaggtgacctggggtaaaaaggtggatttcccagccgtcgccgtggccaccaggtctgatagaccgaccccaaataactcctcccctttatacggcaaaacttccatatgccgtttggaatccgcatcacctgaccactgtcgtgtccataaacttcttctggcagaaatggacaacgcacttactcttgatgccagggtgcaaatatccctctgtgcatctcgcatatatagtaatgcatcctttaaatgctctatagtcaataatatactgtccctatccagggtatcaatattttcagtcagggaatccgaccaagccactccagcgctgcacatccaggctgaggcgatagctggtcgtagtataacaccagtatgtgtgtatataccttttaggatattttccagctttctatcagctggttccttgagggcggccgtatcaggagacggtaacgccacttgttttgataagcgtgtgagcgccttatctaccctagggggtgtttcccaacgcgccctaacctctggcgagaaagggtataatgccaataatttattagaaatcagcagttttttatcgggggaaacccacgctttgtcacacacctcatttaattcatctgattcaggaaaaactatgggtagttttttcacaccccacataatacccctttttgtggtacttgtagtatcagaaatgttcaaagcctccttcattgacgtgatcatgtaacgtgtggccctactggacattacgtttgtctcgtcaccgtcgacactggagtcagtatccgtgtctgggtctgtgtcgaccatctgaggtaacgggcgctttagagcccctgacggtgtttgagacgcctggacaggcactaactgatttgccggctgtctcatgtcgtcaacagttttttgcaaagtgctgacactgtcacgtaattccttccatacgaccatccagtcaggtgtcgactccctagggggtgacatcactattacaggcaattgctccgcctccacatcattttcctccccatacatgtcgacacaatcgtaccgacacacagcacacacacagggaatgctctgatagaggacaggaccccacgagccctttggggagacagagggagagtttgccagcacacaccagagcgctatatatatgcagggataaccttatataagtgtttctcccttttatagctgctgtatatgtattttctgccaattagtgccccccctctcttgttttaccctgattctgtagcaggactgcaggggagagtcagggagccgtccttccagcggagctgtgagggaaaatggcgcttgtgtgctgaggagataggctccgcccccttttcggctgccttttctcccgctttttttaggaaaactggcaggggttaaatgcatccatatagcccaggagctatatgtgatgcattcctttagccatataaggtgtaaatcatgttttattgcgtctcagggcgctctcccccagcgccctgcaccctcagtgaccggagtgtgaagtgtgcagtgagagcaatggcgcacagctgcagtgctgtgcgctaccttattgaagacaggaacgtcttctgccgccgatttttccggacctcttcgctcttctggccctgtaagggggccggcggcgcggctccgggacccatccaggctgaacctgtgatcgtccctctggagctaatgtccagtagcctaagaagcccaatccacttaggtgagttcgcttcttctccccttagtcccacgatgcagtgagcctgttgccagcaggtctcactgaaaataaaaaacctatttaaaacttttactctaagcagctctggagagctacctagcatgcacccttctcggccgggcacaaaaatctaactgaggcttggaggagggtcatagggggaggagccagtgcacaccagctagtcctaaagcttttacttttgtgcccagtctcctgcggagccgctattccccatggtccttacggagttcccagcatccactaggacgtcagagaaaatataatatAATTAAACTATGATATTTGTAGGCCTAAACAtgccattttatttattttattatgatATTCAATTCTGGTTAGTTGTATCCTataatatagtatataatataataatacctGAAAGTAGAGTCTCTGTAAAAATGACAGACAACATTTTTACTTTCCTTCACTTCTTGGAAGAAGTCTTTCTCGCTGGGTATTTCTCGGTATTCACCATGCCCTTTGGATATCCATTCCTAGGTTCAAAAACATTTATCCAAATGATGCAACAAGTACTCTGGtcaattaataccccttttccactgccgcaataaccCAGCTTATTGCCAAGTCTACTAGAGTCACAGCTCAGTGGAAACGGGTCCTTGGAAAAtaacccgggtccagtgacccggcACTCCATCcaggtagctaccagggttggaccCGGGTAAGGCTGCAGCGTAAATGCGTGACTGCACGAGTAGCAGTGGTTATGAGGTGAACAGGTAAAATAACACTCACACCTAGTGCATAGCATGACATGATTTTAACTCACTGCGAGTGTGGTTTTAAATGGTCATCCCCAACCCACCGGGAAGCGGTGGCTTACAAAAGCAACTACAATGCAAATAAAACACTAATTCTCTTGAATTTCTTTGTGCACTGCTTCTGTTTATGTACTATGTAAGGTGCTGGGGACCCCTTGTGGCACcaaataatatataataaataatgtttCACAAAAACACATTGAGCAAGCTCTTGACAGTACATAGGCAATTCATAATCATTAACAACTATGAATATCtatggcataggtctgcaaactcggtcctcattaccccacacagtacatgttttgcaggtctcctcacagaatcacaagtgaaataattagctccacctgtggaccttttaaaatgtgtctgagtaattaatacacctgtgcacttgctgggttacctgcaaaacatggactgtgtgggggtaatgaggacagagtttgcagacctatgatctatGGCAACACAGAAAATTGCTAATTTAAGGATGGGAATagaatgaatataaaaaaaactcTCTAAACACAGAAGATCTCAACTTAAAATGTAGCTGTGCAATTGTTTAAATGTGTAACAAACAGTTGTGTGTTGACAGATAGCATGCCTTATTTCATGAATTGATAgtctataccaggcattcccaaacacgttcctcaaggcacactaatacccctttcacagagaccaaaatttcccgggttattgcacatgaacgtgcatcaacctgggaaatttcttggtgtgaaagggtacaggcacaaaatcccgggattcctgccacggcatttcaaccctgcaatcgaccagggttggtcccgggatctccccgggaacctggtcagtgtgaacgggagccgggtcaatgtgccCCAGCTCCCGTTCACTCTTTATGTAGCAGGCGGCgcgtggagatcatgtgatctcttgcgcccccccccccccctgacgtcaacaacccggaaatatgccgggctgcttactgcggtatgcaaggggtcttaccagGGAATCtccctgcatgatccagggaccgtattcccgggtaagacccctgcgTTCttgttgtgaaaggggtattacagtgcaggttttagtgatatccaggctccagcacaggtgacttaattagtagctcagttattttgatttaaccatctgtgctgcagcctggatatcactaaaacctgcactgttggtgtgccttgaggaccgtggttgggaatgcctggtctatacaATAGTGTGTGCACAGGATATTATGGCAACACATTCATTCAGCAAGTGTGGCAGCACCCACTCTGGTTCTACCCAACATATACAAAATCATACAAGGTAATATGTTAATTGAAAGGAtatgtagtcaaaaggtcgacaattacAACGTTAACATTCatcgggggatattcaattgtttgaaaagtcggttaggtgtctgtttttccctgtctattagataggaaaaaacagtcacccaactgacttttaaaacaattgaataccgcccataatgtCAACTTTGTTAAAAAGTTCACAGCCAAATGTGTGGACAATGTCAGAATGTagacatgtgaaatgttgacactgtcagaatgtcaacatcagGGTTAGACTGTGGGCGGAAGGAGGGAGgtatttagggttaggcactagaaggagggttaggggtagggattagtGATAGAGGAGAAATGCTCACCCAAATGCCAGCGGTCTGAACCAGAAGTCACAGTCAGGAGCTGGAGCTGCTGCAGTGATCTGTAGCAGGTAAGTCATGGCTAGGCCACTAGGGCAAGcgaatatactgtacattgtacaggGTAATGCACATCTGAGGGggctatagatgtgtcctcatacatctaacctcaataagccatgcagcGGGAGATAACTTGTAGCGAGTGAGCCGACAGTTGCTGTGCAACTTCGCTAACGGCTGGTGTCTTCTGCCTATAATGTGTCCTTAGAGGCAATAAGGACACACTAGGAGACTGTACTGATTACTTAGATATACGACACTTGTGTATTACACAGTACTGTACTATTACCAAAAACTATGGCATCCCCATTGTTATAAttacactattctttcaatggattGGGTATCATAACGTCAAAGTTGACCATGTAGAGTAGACAGTGATAAAATGTTGGCATGTTAGAATGCTGACATATCGTCCCTATTGGCCCATTCATGACTTACCTGCTACCGACTGCAGCAGCAGCgcctaagacacatttttggcaaaagaAAAGACGCCTGATGCTGGCAGTCTCATggcacctggcgtgccaagaggggctgtttggtgtaatgacagcaaagatgtatgaagaCAAATCTTTATACGCAGATTATCCCAATTAGCACGTTTTAGGAGGAAGAATGAAATGTGTGTTTACCACACAAATTGCAAagaaaaattaccaaggtaatagtcCCGGCGCTTCAAAATGTGATGTTTTAACCCAAAGCAGCTGTTAGCAGGGATAGTTAATCCCTGAGAAATAATTAGGGAAGGAATATACAGCGCTAGAAACTGGATATAGACAATATAGCTTTTTATTTAAGCAAAAATTTACATTTAGTTGCAGCaacaataaattaaaaaatatatgtatatatggatgttaaaatgtataaaaataagattttacttaccggtaaatctatttctcgtagtccgtagaggatgctggggactccgtaaggaccatggggatagacgggctccgcaggagacatgggcactttaagaaagaatttagttcctggtgtgcactggctcctccctctatgcccctcctccagacctcagttaggatactgtgcccagaggagttggacagtacaaggaaaggattttgttaatccaagggcaagattcataccagccacaccaatcacaccgtataacttgtgataactacccagttaacagtatgaaaacaacatatcatcagtgcaagaccgatgcaactataacgtaacccttattgaagcaataactatatacaagtattgcagaagaagtccgcacttgggacgggtgcccagcattctctacggactacgagaaatagatttaccggtaagtaaaatcttattttctccaacgtcctagaggatgctggggactccgtaaggaccatggggattataccaaagctcccaaatgggcgggagagtgcggatgactctgcagcaccgattgagcaaacatgaggtcctcctcagccagggtatcaaacctatagaattttgcaagtctttgaacacgaccaagtagcagctcgacacagctgtagtgccgagacccctcgggcagccgcccaagaagagcccaccttcctagtggaatgggccttgaccgattttggtaacggaaatccagccgtagattgcgcttgctgaatcgtgttacaaatccagcgagcaatagtttgctttgaagcag encodes:
- the TXNDC9 gene encoding thioredoxin domain-containing protein 9, coding for MAADASAEMFSKVMESQLLQTTKLMEEQLDAQLDKLDKMDEDEMEHLKEKRLEALKKAQQQKQEWISKGHGEYREIPSEKDFFQEVKESKNVVCHFYRDSTFRCTIMDKHLALLAKKHIETKFLKLSVEKAPFLSERLRIKVIPTLALVKDGKTKDYVVGFTDLGNTDEFTTETLEWRLGCADIIKYSGNLMEPPFQSQNKSGSKFKKLEKKTIRGKTYDSDSDEDD